The genomic DNA ATCGCTGTCAGCAAGGACGGCAGGAACTGGATAGAAATCGGTCCACAGCAGTGGGCACGTGATGGTAGAACGAAGGAGGTGACGCTAAGCTCTCACCCTGTGGCACGCTATGTGAAAGTAAGTGTGAAGGAGGCTGTCGGCAACTTCGGCTCTGGTCGTGAGTTCTATGTCTTCAAGGTGCCAGGCACAAAGTCTATCCTCCCGGGCGATATCAACCTTGATGGTAAGATTGATGAGAACGATTTCACCTCTTATATGAACTATACCGGACTCAGAAAGGGTGATGCCGACTTCGATGGTTATATCTCCGGTGGTGATCTCAACGGCAACGGACTCATTGATGCTTACGACATCTCGAATGTTGCCGTACAGCTTGAGGGTGGTTGCAACGACGATGAGGTAGCACCAGTTGGCGGTAAGGTTTACTACGAATATAATCGTAAGTCATACGCAGCAGGCGATGATGTCATCATCAAGGTGAAGGGTAAGGACTTGCAGGCTGTCAACGCCTTCAACCTCATCTTCCCATACAGTCCGAAGGAGTTGCGGTTTGTTAAGGTTGAGACCGACCCATCAATGGTGATGCGCAACCTCACCTACGACCGTCGTCATAGCGATGGTTCGCAAGTGCTCTACCCAACCTTCGTGAACGTTGGCGACCACCACACAATCAATGGCGATGCCGACTTGCTCGTCATCCGTATGAAGGCTCTCAACCCGTTCACCGTTAAGCCGCAAGCAGCAAAGGGCTTATTGGTGGATAAGCAGTTAAATCAGTTGGAGTTGTAATAAAACAATAGCCAGCCAACTGGTCCCTCCCCCACAGGGAGGGGCTCGTTGGCTGGCATTCAGCTTTATTCCCAACAGCTATAAGCGGTATATATAAGCTCACTTTTGGTTTGTTAGAAGTCTATTAAGGCTTAATTTGAATGCTATTAAGCCTTAATAAGAGAGGGAAATATGTACAAACGTGAGATTCTGACACTTCGTGTTTGTACGCATTATTTGTGGGAAATATTACTCTGTTAACACCTTTCGTGCATGAAGAACGCCTTCCTCCGTAGGCGATTTGACATCAGTGAGTGCATATGGGATTCCTAATTGCTCCCATTTATACACTCCTAACGAATGATAAGGCAGTACATCAACACGTTCGACATTGCTTAATGTGTCTATGAAAGCACGAAGTTTGTGTAGTGATGTGTCATCATCATTGATACCAGGAACCAAGACGTGTCTTATCCATACAGGCTTCCCAATATCCGAGAGATAGCGAGCACAGTCGAGGATATTCTCGTTTTTCCAACCAGTCAATTGCTTATGAGCATCGCTATCAATATGCTTTATGTCCAACAATACTAAATCGGTATATTTCATTAACTCCTCAAAAGCAGAGAAGCTACTCGACTCCCGATTGAAAGGTTGGGCTGAAGTATCAAGGCAGGTATTGATTCCTAATTCCTTAGCTTTACGAAACAGTTCAGTAAGAGGTTGTATTTGCAACAAAGCCTCACCCCCACTCAGGGTGATACCGCCTTTCTCTCCCCAATAACTTCGATAACGTTGGGCTTGTGTCAAGACATCATCAACAGAGCGGAGTTGTCCCCCCGCTCTGCTCCATGTATCTGGGTTGTGACAGTACTGGCACCGCATTGTGCACCCTTTGAGGAAAATCACAAAGCGTATTCCGGGTCCATCCACCGAACCAAAAGATTCGATGGAATGGACCTGAAGCATACTATCTTGTAATTTGGAAAATTCCTTTTGCGTATTATCCACTTTACATTGAACCATGTGCACGACGTGCGATAACATCCAGCTGCTGCTCACGAGTAAGGTCGATGAACTTCACAGCATAACCGCTCACACGGATGGTGAAGTTAGCATACTCTTCTTTCTCTGGATGTTCCATACAGTCAATCAGTTTGTCAACACCAAAGACATTGACATTCAAGTGGTGTGCACCGCGATTGAAGTAGCCATCCATGACACCAACGAGTGTACTGATACGCTCCTCGTCATTGTGTCCGAGTGCCTCTGGACTGATAGTCTGTGTGTTAGAAATACCATCGAGCGCATACTCGTATGGGAGTTTGGCTGTTGAATTCAACGAAGCCAGCAAACCATTCTGCTCTGCGCCATAAGATGGGTTAGCACCGGGAGCAAGTGGTGCACCAGCAGGACGTCCATCAGGCATGTTACCAGTAAATTTACCATATACAACGTTTGAAGTAATCGTAAGGATACTGGTTGTAGGCTCTGAATTACGATAGGTATGATGCTTGCGAATCATATTCATAAAGGTCTTCAACAACCATACAGCGATATCGTCAGCACGGTCATCATCGTTACCATAACGTGGGAAGTCGCCCTCTGTCTTGTACTCGATTGGGAAGCCTGTCTCGTCACGAATGATGCTCACCTTAGCATACTTGATAGCTGAAATAGAGTCAACCACATGGCTGAAACCAGCAATACCCGTTGCAAAAGTACGACGTACGTCAGTGTCAATGAGTGCAAGCTCTGCAGCCTCATAGAAGTACTTATCGTGCATGTAATGGATGAGGTTCAATGTGTTTACATAGACACCTGCCAACCACTCCATCATATCCATGAAGCGAGGCATAAACTCATCGTATGTTACCACATCACCCTCTATTGGACGATAAGCAGGCCCACACTGTTCACGTGTCTTGCTGTCAACACCACCGCTGATTGCGTAGGTAAGACATTTAGCGAGGTTTGCACGTGCACCAAAGAACTGCATCTCCTTACCCGTCTGTGTTGCAGATACACAGCAGCAGATAGAATAGTCATCGCCCCATATTGGACGCATCACGTCATCATTCTCATATTGGATAGAGCTTGTATCAATTGATATCTTTGCTGCATAGTCCTTGAAATGCTTTGGCAGGCGTGAGCTATACAATACAGTGAGGTTAGGCTCTGGCGAAGGTCCCATATTCTCAAGTGTATGGAGGAAACGGAAGTCGTTCTTAGTCACCATTGAGCGACCATCCATACCCAATCCCGCAACTTCGAGGGTAGCCCAAACAGGGTCACCAGAGAAGAGTTGGTTGTAAGAAGGGATTCGTGCAAACTTAACCATACGGAACTTCATTACCAAGTGGTCGATAAGTTCCTGTGCTTCTGCCTCTGTGAGTGTTCCTTCTTTGAAGTCACGCTGAATATAGATATCAAGGAAAGTAGAGATACGACCTACTGACATTGCTGCACCATTCTGTGTCTTGATAGCAGACAGATAGCCAAAGTAAAGCCACTGTACCGCCTCACGTGCGTTGTTAGCTGGCTCAGAGATGTCATAACCATAGATGGCTGCCATCTCCTTCATCTCCTTCAAAGCCTTGATTTGCATAGAGATTTCCTCACGCTGACGGATAATCTCTTCGGTCATTGTTCCATCACCGCAATTGCGCAGGTCCTTTGCTTTCTCGTTGATAAGGAAGTCAACGCCGTAAAGTGCTACACGACGGTAGTCACCAACGATACGGCCACGACCATAGGTATCTGGAAGACCCGTAAGGATATGGTTGTGTCTGACAAGTTTCATCTCGTCAGTATAAGCATCGAAAACACCATCATTGTGTGTCTTGCAATACTTCGTGAAAATCTCATGAAGTTTATCTGATGGCTCATAACCGTAGGTTGTACAAGCCTGCTCAGCCATCTTTATACCACCATAAGGCATAAAGGCACGCTTCAGAGGCTTATCAGTCTGCAAACCAACGACTTTCTCCAGTTCTTTTGTTCCGTCACCGATATAGCCAGGACCGTAAGCTGTCATACTCGATACAACTTCGGTTTCCATGTCTAAGACTCCACCTTTGGCACGTTCCTGCTTCTGCAGTTCTTTGAGCATACCCCAAAGTTTGTTGGTTGCCTCGGTTGGTGCCTCAAGGAATGAGGCATCGCCATCATAACTGTCATAATTATCTTGGATAAACTGACGCATATTGACTTCATCAAGCCACTTGGTTCCAGTAAATCCTCTCCATGCTTTTTTCATGAGTGTCTAATTTTTTTATTGTGTGAAACTTTAATTGATATGCTTGCATATTGTCATATCAATTGAGCATTACTAATTACCGGGGACAAAGTTAGATAAAATAAATCGTAATGTCAAGTATTTACTAAAACATCTACATATATAACTACCATAAATACCTATATATAATGAGCGTCTTATGGGTTCATCCGAAATGTGGAATGATCAAGTAAGTCCCCGATATATATGGGTTCTATAACGAATCGTGTGGGTGAATAGTTTTTTCCTTGCCAGCGTTCCTATGTTTAATGGCTTTATGACTGAACAGATGAAGACGAATTAATCTACAAAGTATAAAGGAGTTTTCGCTAAACAAGCTTCTACACACCTCCTGTTTATTCTTAGTATTACAACGTTTTGCTCACAATTCATCCCCTGTCATCCTTATATCATAGTGAATTTAACCCTCCGCACCATATGTGTTAAGCATCAGCACAACATATGCAGAGTATCAGCACAACAGCAAATGATGGTAAACATTCACGAATATTGTATGAAATAAGACCTTAAAACATCCTTTTCCGTTGGCTAAAGTGTTAAAGGGTAAAACGCTATATATGGTACACAGAGAAATGGAGAAGATGGAGGTAACACAATCTCGCAGAGCTGCCTACGAACAGAGAGTACCCTCTTCAACCATTTCCCTTTATACCGATAATGTGACTTAAAGATTTCCACCAACACCCTTAAACTTATCTATGAAAGCCGATATCCTTTGGAAGACACTTTGTTTCTTCGTAAGATATTGCGGATTGAGTGGACTCATCTTAGGAAGGATAGCATTCAAGTCGGTACCATTATCACTGGCATATTCATGCTTTAACGACGTTTGGATATAACGTTTTGCCGCTTCCTCATTCAGTTTCTCTTCGCTTATCAAGTCTGCCGCCTCTTCCTTTTGTTTCTGTTGTGCATACACAAAGAAGGCTGAGATAATACCAGACTTATCTTGAATAGGTTCTAAGTTGGTTTCATGAATAAAGTCAACGATAAGTCCCTCTTTGGCTCTATTGCCTATGCTCGACCTGATTATTCTGCGCACCTCTTCTATGAGAGAGTCCTTATCTTTCGTTTTCTTATTATGTTCAAACACAAGTTCAAGAATATAATCAAGGTCGATTTCCTGCGATTTGAGCAAGTCTATCTCAAATACAACATCATCCCAGTCTATCTTTGACTCTTCAGAAGCTTTCCCTTCTTTCTCTCTTCTGAACCAGTCACGGATATCATTGTAGGTTGAACGATAGTCTTGTGCGGCACGGTCTTGCAAGACATCCGTCTCTAACATTTCTTTTACTTCCTCATCCGTCAAGAAATGTGAGTCTCTGAAAGCTTCAAGTGCATCAGAATTAGTTCTGTCTATCTTCTGCAACTCTTTGAGATTTGTAAATTCATCATAGTTTTGCAAGATATTCTCTACCTTCAAGTAATCACCAAAGATTTTTACAAATGCTTTCTTATCTGCCTCTGTAACAATCTCATCTGGCTGTGGGAACTTCTCTTTAAGCTCCTTTACGATGTCTATATAGCCTCTACGCGCTTCACCCGTTGCAATATCAGTGAAGCCTTTGAGGTATTCCTCATAACTCTTTTCGAGCACTACATTCTTTGTATTCTTATCACCAAACAGCGTGATAGCATCAATTGTTGGCTTCTCTAAATCGCGGAATGTTACAATATTACCGAATGTCTTCGTAGCATCATAGATACGATTAGTGCGTGAGAAAGCCTGCATCAACCCATGATAACGCAGGTTCTTATCCACAAACAAGGTGTTAAGCGTAGGAGCATCAAAACCTGTAAGGAACATTCCCACCACAATAATAAGGTCAACATCCTGACACTTCACACGTTTCGCCAAGTCACGATAATAGTTTTGGAAATCTTTACTATCTACACCAAAACTTGTTCTAAACATCGCATTATAATCTTTGATGGCTTTTGTCAGAAACTCTTTGGCACTACTATCCATTGCCGATGGCTCAAAGTTCTCTTCTTGAATTTCTCCAATAGCATTCTGTTCCTCGTTAGCAGCATAAGAGAAGATTGTGGCAATCTTCAGCTTTTTCTCACTCTCTTTCTGCAACTTATTCAACTCCTCATAATAGAGTTTAGCTGCCTCCACGCTATTCACAGCAAACATGGCATTAAAGC from Prevotella melaninogenica includes the following:
- the pflB gene encoding formate C-acetyltransferase, whose product is MKKAWRGFTGTKWLDEVNMRQFIQDNYDSYDGDASFLEAPTEATNKLWGMLKELQKQERAKGGVLDMETEVVSSMTAYGPGYIGDGTKELEKVVGLQTDKPLKRAFMPYGGIKMAEQACTTYGYEPSDKLHEIFTKYCKTHNDGVFDAYTDEMKLVRHNHILTGLPDTYGRGRIVGDYRRVALYGVDFLINEKAKDLRNCGDGTMTEEIIRQREEISMQIKALKEMKEMAAIYGYDISEPANNAREAVQWLYFGYLSAIKTQNGAAMSVGRISTFLDIYIQRDFKEGTLTEAEAQELIDHLVMKFRMVKFARIPSYNQLFSGDPVWATLEVAGLGMDGRSMVTKNDFRFLHTLENMGPSPEPNLTVLYSSRLPKHFKDYAAKISIDTSSIQYENDDVMRPIWGDDYSICCCVSATQTGKEMQFFGARANLAKCLTYAISGGVDSKTREQCGPAYRPIEGDVVTYDEFMPRFMDMMEWLAGVYVNTLNLIHYMHDKYFYEAAELALIDTDVRRTFATGIAGFSHVVDSISAIKYAKVSIIRDETGFPIEYKTEGDFPRYGNDDDRADDIAVWLLKTFMNMIRKHHTYRNSEPTTSILTITSNVVYGKFTGNMPDGRPAGAPLAPGANPSYGAEQNGLLASLNSTAKLPYEYALDGISNTQTISPEALGHNDEERISTLVGVMDGYFNRGAHHLNVNVFGVDKLIDCMEHPEKEEYANFTIRVSGYAVKFIDLTREQQLDVIARRAHGSM
- the pflA gene encoding pyruvate formate-lyase-activating protein, with protein sequence MVQCKVDNTQKEFSKLQDSMLQVHSIESFGSVDGPGIRFVIFLKGCTMRCQYCHNPDTWSRAGGQLRSVDDVLTQAQRYRSYWGEKGGITLSGGEALLQIQPLTELFRKAKELGINTCLDTSAQPFNRESSSFSAFEELMKYTDLVLLDIKHIDSDAHKQLTGWKNENILDCARYLSDIGKPVWIRHVLVPGINDDDTSLHKLRAFIDTLSNVERVDVLPYHSLGVYKWEQLGIPYALTDVKSPTEEGVLHARKVLTE